From one Leishmania infantum JPCM5 genome chromosome 29 genomic stretch:
- a CDS encoding putative lipase domain protein, which yields MPSVSLRSGDAAANLASTQSPFAGRQSASLSSHGSAEGNDDGRRLARESAPPPPQQQQQKQQRAPKPSAPISKGEFVQKARERVDASAKARGSRPSWRECQPEEKPRKRRKQHVEKEDRQKVALRQSSAHRRRVIPTPPHRQIFLVGNYYCGAGVLSAQKHESFLAAYSSGGGGVGNARGVDGGMTYAGASTTVLPNHAGTGMSAPKGMSLHVSPPVPSGVQPFSNSLGILNMQTGSPSHSPMAQSSTNAAAFANSHRSHRKRRGSEKLRVMQRFYEPVELQVESISAFAMRLTLVLWHACLIAALVVEVIPKVQWSMVNICGTAYGVDLRHMDKWTSPCVTSPTAAANGTLATPATVSLRWVGSTLTHQHSSMVRYRRVAFSLPPPTDQAGIVQVYNVVAENRISGNGVERVSEYPLSIRCDRTKTRCDVARVPELLLGNTPTLAGEFSFTLTLVPESLAAGAAGGSVGIAYQRSAYTVATIVWRYTLMVFSLIHTLRFVAYCKYTSALYEQSWTLVLQVALLWYMNPLFALNITSWPLSSMLAFMEYRIPTYFMAVSIAYMLSVMTASMMWARPLEAKPNDGAFAKLKALLARSRNVCDPPMWTKILISVYMLSICVLDIVDASVNKYMWQLTSNSEVRFKRLYWFVIILQISGGLVCLLLLFYLRSYLGKKPYLESRPQQLACRVFLMVFLSAIAYCVIHCLVFFLFYNRGYPALASQQPLLQLPMLMVASFFVNIMTLVYTSQSRDENVPVNPRDPRWKHMVWPDTWYRWLARHGGSQYIFVTEQEETRFYRLQFQFRRRQYMAKQKRLQNAGGAVASFVPTLAGSIAATTPWERTQNAMQSNLLPPMREMQGDGCRATSSLQRDGGAPVSWRTDVCASPQPSRLVSATDTDDDADDGGSQHHEESPVARDNSRGTISLVRCDGRSGVPAARGASHLAIEPSPSRRFGDDSGAGAATTTLDMRSSGFWRGHSDVDSNGLMPVSVAARHIINMDRFSTYFLADGDGTAGGGGGVTESYAGVRRDRSLAGDAYAIEGPARWRSRIRQNASAARGLDGGDGSATFCRFSQRQAALSANTLAHTYSGFDCHSGRASPSLAPLKHAGWCQHHARSRSDGNAPTNSWGDADAESARRSRKTVSRHATPPLAPRSRYRDPSAGTGVAGDTEIPIAAFSRALQAAAATPAEASVSVLPHTEVDEEWHKHDKRRLSESEVALGTNNDTFVRQRDSLPCAMLPMQAPTADASDANDGSNLKGTPLVGKDDPPTVSCISPLLTADASCVAPASSGVDANARQVSVHGDTGSHPRISHSRDGDALFDLSLRTSGDSDDTSSSDRTRGGTRSLMRTLVLARERLGALIGTAEQNLLERPVRGLERLETHIFDAAYRPFQSMQYLPFFNLETAIDCFNISWEAYGVEESTGGQAIETGIQMTPQSVPRAVANAIKNRLCGCCPAEEDTGDDDAEDDSGREADQAVAGAREVAGSIGGASEGSAAVASAIGDARTGQEMHVPTTPCTRDSDTVIVHIRSEDDSGGAAASPPTSTPALAGKRPPSRSALSPTETESGAPAPTVAAAAATVADSAVLPMNVEKYGFVRLLVAEAREVQVLMVKMDTSAREHKGKAPRVIIGFRGTANMTNAKYDMNIHRVVWREMEKTADREAANAAGEEVSELASTFDDGSTTAAQHLGCASCIHSCMRKTSWRPTCHAGFLTIWKTLKPTVLSRLRDVLCDDRGTVYRIFTTGHSLGGALASLCAYSITYMLRRMDYPIADVTVYTYGQPRMGNRAFQHIYNKAVPRTFRVVNESDVVVNMFIFGGYHVGIEVDVDRNGNFIVKPTAIEKLFPPTKGRGLMVVNHLLTSYGISLNAIASRTPCPARGLDFYLTADPEKVEAETVKMEAIHAAQS from the coding sequence ATGCCCTCCGTAAGTCTGCGCAgtggcgatgctgcagcaAATTTAGCATCGACGCAGTCCCCCTTCGCAGGGAGACAAAGTGCCTCTTTATCCTCTCACGGCAGCGCTGAGGGCAATGACGATGGCAGGCGATTAGCTCGCgagtcggcgccgccgccgccgcagcagcagcagcagaagcagcaacGCGCACCGAAGCCCTCCGCGCCGATCTCAAAGGGCGAATTCGTGCAGAAGGCGCGGGAGAGGGTGGACGCATCCGCCAAggcgcgcggcagccgcccgTCTTGGAGGGAGTGTCAGCCCGAGGAAAAGCCTCGCAAGCGCCGGAAACAGCACGTGGAAAAGGAGGATAGGCAgaaggtggcgctgcggcagtcATCggcgcatcgtcgtcgcgtCATCCCGACCCCACCGCACCGGCAAATTTTCCTCGTTGGCAATTACTACtgcggcgcaggtgtgcTTAGCGCGCAGAAGCACGAGAGCTTCCTCGCTGCGTActcgagcggcggcggtggcgttggCAATGCCCGTGGCGTTGATGGAGGGATGACGTATGCGGGTGCGTCAACCACGGTGCTGCCCAACcacgccggcaccggcatGTCTGCCCCGAAAGGCATGTCGCTTCACGTTTCCCCTCCTGTCCCATCCGGCGTCCAGCCCTTTAGCAACTCCTTGGGTATCCTCAACATGCAGACAGGATCGCCATCGCACAGTCCAATGGCACAGTCGTCCACTAACGCCGCTGCTTTTGCAAACTCCCATCGTAGCCATCGCAAGCGCAGGGGCTCCGAGAAGCTGCGTGTGATGCAGCGCTTCTACGAGCcggtggagctgcaggtGGAGTCCATCTCAGCCTTCGCGATGCGACTCACCCTTGTGCTGTGGCACGCGTGCCTTATCGCGGCTCTCGTCGTCGAAGTCATTCCGAAGGTGCAATGGTCGATGGTGAACATCTGTGGCACAGCTTACGGCGTAGATCTGCGGCACATGGACAAGTGGACGAGCCCCTGCGTGACTTCGCCGACTGCAGCGGCTAACGGCACCCTCGCGACACCAGCGACGGTGTCGCTTAGGTGGGTCGGCTCGACCTTGACCCATCAGCATAGCAGTATGGTGCGCTACCGGCGCGTGGCCTTTAGTCTACCTCCGCCAACTGACCAGGCAGGTATAGTGCAGGTGTacaacgtcgtcgccgagAATCGCATATCGGGCAACGGAGTCGAGCGGGTCTCGGAGTACCCCTTGTCGATTCGCTGCGACAGGACGAAGACTCGGTGCGAtgtggcgcgtgtgccggAGCTCTTGCTTGGCAACACGCCCACGCTTGCGGGCGAGTTCAGCTTTACCCTGACCTTGGTGCCGGAATCGCTGGCGGCCGGGGCGGCCGGTGGCTCCGTCGGCATTGCCTACCAACGCTCTGCCTACACGGTTGCCACGATTGTGTGGCGCTACACACTGATGGTCTTTTCCCTAATTCACACGCTACGCTTTGTCGCGTACTGCAAGTACACGAGCGCCCTGTACGAGCAGAGCTGGACGCTTGTCCTGCAGGTGGCGCTACTGTGGTACATGAACCCGCTGTTCGCGCTGAACATCACGAGCTGGCCCTTATCCTCCATGCTAGCCTTCATGGAGTACCGCATCCCCACCTACTTCATGGCGGTGTCGATCGCGTACATGCTCTCCGTCATGACCGCCTCGATGATGTGGGCCCGCCCTCTCGAAGCGAAGCCGAACGACGGCGCCTTCGCCAAGCTCAAGGCCTTACTCGCGCGGAGCCGAAACGTGTGCGACCCACCCATGTGGACGAAGATCCTCATCTCTGTCTACATGCTCAGCATCTGTGTGCTGGACATTGTGGATGCGAGCGTGAACAAGTACATGTGGCAGCTCACCTCCAACAGCGAGGTGCGGTTCAAGCGGCTCTACTGGTTCGTCATCATCCTTCAGATTTCTGGCGGTCTCGTCTGCCTGTTGCTCCTCTTCTACCTACGCAGCTACCTCGGGAAAAAGCCGTACTTGGAAAGCCGTCCGCAGCAGCTTGCCTGCCGTGTGTTCTTGATGGTCTTCCTGTCCGCCATTGCTTACTGCGTGATTCACTgtctcgttttctttttgttctACAACCGCGGCTACCCGGCGCTGGCCTCGCAGCAGCCATTGCTGCAACTTCCGATGTTGATGGTCGCGAGCTTCTTTGTGAATATCATGACGCTTGTCTACACCTCGCAGAGCCGCGACGAGAACGTACCCGTCAACCCGAGGGACCCACGTTGGAAACACATGGTGTGGCCCGACACGTGGTATCGCTGGTTGgcgcggcacggcggcagccagtACATCTTTGTCACAGAACAGGAGGAGACGCGGTTTTACCGTCTTCAGTTTCAATTTCGACGGCGGCAGTACATGGCGAAGCAGAAACGGCTTCAGAACGCGGGCGGAGCGGTGGCGAGCTTCGTACCCACTTTGGCCggctccatcgccgccaccacgccgtGGGAGCGCACGCAGAACGCAATGCAGTCCAACCTGTTGCCCCCCATGCGTGAAATGCAGGGTGACGGCTGCCGTGCGACGagctcgctgcagcgcgacggcggcgctcccGTGTCGTGGCGCACTGACGTAtgcgcgtcgccgcagccgagCCGCCTGGTGAGTGCGACAGACacggacgacgacgccgatgacggcggcagccagcACCATGAGGAGTCACCGGTTGCGCGGGACAACAGTCGTGGCACTATCAGCCTCGTGCGCTGCGATGGTCGTTCGGGTGTGCCGGCCGCACGAGGAGCAAGCCACCTGGCCATCGAGCCGAGTCCGTCGCGACGCTTCGGCGATGACagtggcgctggtgctgcaaCCACCACACTCGACATGCGGAGCAGTGGCTTTTGGCGCGGCCATAGTGATGTAGACTCGAATGGCTTGATGCCGGTGAGCGTGGCGGCACGCCACATCATCAACATGGATCGCTTTAGCACCTACTTTCTAgcagacggcgacggcaccgctggtggtggcggaggcgttACGGAGTCGTACGCCGGCGTTAGGCGCGATAGGTCATTGGCAGGAGACGCATACGCTATTGAAGGCCCCGCGCGATGGCGGTCCCGGATTCGGCAGAACGCATCTGCCGCGCGAGGTCTTGACGGCGGAGACGGCAGCGCTACGTTTTGTAGGTTTTCGCAGCGCCAGGCAGCATTGTCGGCGAATACCTTGGCGCACACGTACAGTGGTTTTGACTGCCACAGCGGCCGTGCTTCTCCGTCACTGGCGCCGTTGAAGCATGCTGGGTGGTGCCAGCACCACGCACGCTCCCGTTCGGATGGGAACGCTCCCACTAACTCGTGGGGGGATGCGGACGCGGAGTCCGCCAGACGCAGCCGCAAGACTGTCTCACGGCATGCCACGCCTCCACTGGCGCCGCGGTCACGCTACCGAGATCCCTCCGCCGGTACAGGCGTGGCAGGGGACACTGAGATACCCATAGCAGCGTTCTCGAGAGCGTTgcaggcggcagctgcgacgccaGCGGAGGCTTCAGTCTCGGTGTTGCCGCACACcgaggtggacgaggagTGGCACAAACATGACAAGCGGCGACTAAGCGAAAGCGAAGTCGCCTTAGGCACCAACAATGACACCTtcgtgcgccagcgcgatTCTCTGCCGTGCGCGATGCTTCCGATGCAGGCGCCGACTGCAGACGCATCCGATGCTAACGATGGAAGCAATCTCAAAGGAACGCCGCTTGTGGGGAAGGACGACCCTCCCACTGTGTCGTGCATTTCACCACTGTTGACGGCAGACGCGTCTTGCGTTGCGCCAGCGAGCAGCGGTGTTGATGCCAATGCGCGACAGGTCTCTGTACATGGCGACACAGGAAGTCATCCGCGCATATCGCACTCCAGAGATGGCGACGCGCTATTCGACCTCTCTTTGCGCACCTCGGGCGACAGCGATGataccagcagcagcgaccgcaCGCGTGGCGGCACTCGCTCTTTGATGCGCACCCTGGTTCTGGCGCGGGAGCGCTTGGGAGCGCTGATCGGGACGGCGGAGCAGAACCTGCTGGAACGGCCGGTTCGTGGCTTGGAGCGGCTCGAGACGCACATCTTCGACGCAGCGTATCGGCCTTTTCAGTCAATGCAGTACCTGCCCTTTTTCAACCTCGAGACTGCCATCGACTGCTTTAACATCTCCTGGGAGGCCTACGGTGTGGAGGAGAGCACTGGCGGCCAGGCGATCGAGACGGGTATTCAGATGACGCCGCAGAGCGTTCCTCGCGCTGTGGCCAACGCTATCAAGAATCGactctgcggctgctgcccagCGGAGGAAGACacgggcgacgacgacgccgaagaTGACAGCGGAAGAGAGGCAGATCAGGCAGTCGCGGGCGCGCGGGAAGTCGCTGGCTCAATTGGCGGCGCTAGCGAGGGCAGTGCAGCAGTCGCGTCCGCCATCGGCGACGCTCGCACGGGGCAGGAGATGCATGTGCCCACCACGCCGTGCACGCGTGACTCGGACACGGTCATTGTTCATATACGCAGCGAAGatgacagcggcggcgcagccgcgtcaCCGCCAACCTCCACGCCTGCACTCGCCGGTAAGCGTCCGCCCAGCCGTTCCGCCTTGTCACCCACTGAGACTGAATCgggggcgccggcgccgacggtagccgcagccgcagccaccgtcgccgactcggcggtgctgcccatGAACGTCGAGAAGTATGGCTTTGTGCGGCTACTGGTAGCGGAGGCGAGGGAGGTGCAGGTGCTCATGGTGAAGATGGACACGAGCGCTCGTGAACACAAGGGCAAGGCGCCGCGCGTCATCATCGGCTTCCGCGGGACCGCGAACATGACCAACGCCAAGTACGACATGAACATTCACCGGGTCGTGTGGcgggagatggagaagacggcCGACAGGGAGGCAGCGAACGCGGCGGGCGAAGAGGTGTCCGAGTTGGCGAGCACCTTtgacgacggcagcaccacagctgcgcagcacctcggctGTGCGTCGTGCATCCATTCGTGCATGCGCAAGACGTCGTGGCGGCCCACCTGCCACGCCGGGTTTCTTACCATCTGGAAGACGCTGAAGCCTACAGTGCTGTCGCGGTTGCGCGACGTCCTGTGTGACGACCGCGGCACCGTCTACCGCATCTTCACAACCGGCCACAGCCTCGGCGGCGCCCTGGCGTCCCTCTGCGCGTATAGCATCACCTACATGCTGAGGCGCATGGACTACCCCATCGCCGACGTGACCGTCTACACGTACGGCCAGCCACGCATGGGCAATCGAGCGTTCCAGCACATTTACAACAAGGCCGTTCCGCGCACATTCCGCGTTGTGAATGAGAGCGACGTTGTCGTGAACATGTTCATCTTTGGCGGCTACCACGTCGGCATCGAGGTGGACGTGGACCGCAATGGCAACTTTATTGTGAAGCCGACAGCGATTGAGAAACTGTTTCCGCCGACGAAGGGGCGGGGGTTGATGGTGGTCAACCACCTCCTGACCAGCTACGGGATTTCGCTGAATGCGATCGCCTCTCGGACCCCATGCCCGGCGCGCGGGCTTGACTTTTACTTGACCGCCGACCCCGAAAAGGTGGAGGCCGAGACGGTGAAGATGGAGGCAATCCACGCGGCGCAGTCGTAG
- a CDS encoding ATP-dependent Clp protease subunit, heat shock protein 100 (HSP100), giving the protein MTTQQPEWTQAASDLMARTAALARKKANGYLDPVHLAYVMFEDENSLASRVVRKLGAASVKDGLEARVDAIPTQMPAPTQPRPNSDMMRVMNTAEQERVALGDTLMAADHFLLALHESKEVGRILDAAGAGKKAIRATLLEMRKGKKINSDFQDDNYESLNKYAVDLCKQAEDGKLDPVIGRADEILRTIRVLSRRTKNNPVLIGEPGVGKTAIVEGIAQQVVRGDVPDTLSGIRIFSLDMGALIAGAKYRGEFEERLKAVLNEVKESDNKIILFIDEIHLVLGAGKSDGAMDAANLLKPLLARGELRTIGATTLEEYRQYVEKDAAFERRFMPVQVNEPSVEECTSILRGLKDRYEQHHGVQITDKAVVVAAQLAGRYITNRFLPDKAIDLIDEACANVRVTLSSRPAEIDALERKKRQLEIEEKALQRDKDASAKERLKAVKAEIQKVEEKLGPLLAKYEQERGRIDELQATQAKLDEKKVKLERAERMRDMETAADLKYNVIPILQDRIRSLKEEIEKQKATMLQGTVTETDIATVVSRWTNIPVTKLSQTERERLLHLADQLHLRVKGQDEAVSRVAEAILRSRAGLARSDRPTGSFLFLGPTGVGKTELSKAVASELFDDAKYMVRLDMSEYMEQHSVARLIGAPPGYVGHEEGGQLTEPVRRRPYTVVLLDEVEKAHPNVFNVLLQVLDDGRLTDSHGRTVNFCNTIIIMTSNLGAQYLQNMDTSPKAYEVAQTQVMGEVRKFFRPEFINRLDDIILFRSLGLKEMTGIIDLITEELNGRLKDQSIRVSLTEEAKNYVLESAFDADMGARPLRRWVEKNITTELSRMIISQELSPNSTVKVTLSSNHKKLSFSVKRTAAQT; this is encoded by the coding sequence ATGACGACACAGCAGCCAGAATGGACGCAGGCGGCGTCGGACTTGAtggcgcgcaccgcggcatTGGCACGCAAGAAGGCAAACGGCTACCTCGACCCCGTGCACCTCGCCTACGTCATGTTTGAAGATGAAAACAGTCTTGCCTCTCGTGTCGTGCGCAAGCTCGGGGCCGCCTCAGTGAAGGATGGACTGGAGGCGCGTGTTGACGCGATTCCCACGCAGATGCCTGCGcccacgcagccgcggcccAACTCGGACATGATGCGTGTAATGAacacggcggagcaggagcgtGTTGCCCTCGGTGACACCCTCATGGCCGCTGACCACTTTCTCCTGGCCCTGCACGAGAGCAAGGAGGTTGGCAGAATCCTGGATGCTGCAGGGGCTGGCAAGAAGGCGATTCGCGCCACGCTGCTCGAGATGCGCAAGGGGAAAAAGATAAACTCCGACTTCCAAGACGACAACTACGAGTCGCTGAACAAGTACGCAGTTGATCTCTGCAAGCAGGCGGAGGACGGAAAGCTGGACCCGGTTATTGGTCGCGCAGACGAGATTCTGCGCACTATCCGTGTGCTGTCACGTCGCACCAAGAACAACCCGGTGCTGATCGGGGAGCCTGGAGTGGGTAAGACCGCGATTGTGGAAGGCATTGCGCAGCAGGTGGTGCGAGGCGACGTGCCGGACACTCTCTCAGGTATTCGCATCTTCTCACTGGACATGGGCGCGCTGATCGCCGGCGCCAAGTACCGCGGCGAGTTCGAGGAGCGCCTGAAGGCCGTGCTGAATGAGGTGAAGGAAAGCGACAATAAGATCATCCTCTTCATTGACGAGATCCACCTCGTGCTCGGCGCCGGCAAGTCCGACGGCGCGATGGACGCCGCGAATCTGCtgaagccgctgctggcccGTGGCGAGCTGCGCACGATCGGTGCCACGACGCTCGAGGAGTACCGCCAGTACGTGGAGAAGGACGCCGCCTTCGAGCGCCGCTTCATGCCAGTGCAGGTGAATGAGCCGTCTGTCGAGGAGTGTACGAGCATCCTGCGTGGTCTGAAAGACCGCTacgagcagcaccacggTGTGCAGATCACGGACAAGGCCgttgtggtggcggcgcagttGGCTGGCCGCTACATTACGAACCGCTTTCTGCCGGATAAGGCTATTGACCTTATTGATGAAGCGTGCGCCAACGTGCGCGTGACGTTGTCGTCGCGGCCGGCCGAAATCGACGCCCTCGAGCGCAAGAAGCGCCAGCTGGAGATcgaggagaaggcgctgcagcgcgacaaGGACGCATCGGCCAAGGAGCGGCTGAAAGCCGTGAAGGCGGAGATTCagaaggtggaggagaagctTGGCCCACTTCTTGCCAAGTACGAGCAAGAGCGTGGCCGTATCGACGAGCTGCAGGCAACGCAGGCAAAGCTGGACGAGAAGAAGGTGAAGCTAGAGCGGGCGGAGCGGATGCGTGACATGGAGACGGCAGCAGATCTTAAATACAATGTCATCCCGATCCTCCAGGACAGGATCCGATCCCTCAAGGAGGAGATCGAGAAGCAGAAGGCAACGATGCTGCAGGGCACCGTGACTGAGACGGACATCGCCACCGTTGTGTCGCGCTGGACCAATATCCCGGTGACAAAGCTGAGCCAGACCGAACgcgagcgcctgctgcacctgGCCGACCAACTGCACCTCCGTGTGAAGGGCCAGGATGAGGCGGTGAGCCGTGTCGCGGAGGCTATTCTGCGCTCACGTGCGGGCCTGGCCCGCTCGGACCGGCCCACCGGCTCTTTCCTGTTTCTCGGCCCCACCGGCGTGGGCAAGACAGAGCTGTCCAAGGCCGTCGCCTCAGAGCTCTTCGACGATGCCAAGTACATGGTGCGACTGGACATGAGCGAGTACATGGAGCAGCACTCTGTGGCGCGGCTGATCGGCGCCCCGCCGGGGTACGTCGGCCACGAAGAAGGTGGCCAGCTGACGGAGCcggtgcgccgtcgcccatacacggtggtgctgctggatgaggtggagaaggcgcacCCGAACGTCTTCAACGtactgctgcaggtgcttgATGACGGGCGGTTGACTGACTCGCACGGCCGAACCGTGAATTTCTGCAACACGATCATCATCATGACATCCAACTTGGGTGCGCAGTATCTGCAGAACATGGACACCTCACCGAAGGCCTACGAAGTGGCACAGACACAGGTGATGGGCGAGGTGAGGAAGTTCTTTCGCCCGGAGTTCATCAACCGACTGGATGACATCATCCTCTTCCGCTCTCTGGGCTTAAAGGAGATGACCGGCATCATCGACCTCATCACCGAGGAGCTCAATGGCCGTCTCAAGGACCAGTCCATCCGGGTTTCCCTCACAGAAGAGGCTAAGAACTACGTATTGGAGTCCGCCTTCGACGCGGATATGGGCGCTCGCCCACTACGGCGCTGGGTTGAGAAGAACATCACAACAGAGCTCAGCCGCATGATCATCTCGCAAGAGCTGTCGCCGAACAGCACGGTGAAAGTGACTCTCAGCAGCAATCATAAAAAGCTCTCCTTCTCGGTGAAgcggacggcagcgcagacatga